One window of Toxotes jaculatrix isolate fToxJac2 chromosome 19, fToxJac2.pri, whole genome shotgun sequence genomic DNA carries:
- the unc93a gene encoding protein unc-93 homolog A produces the protein MISRNFKNVLVVSIGFLSLFTAYGGLQSLQSSLNAEQGMGVASLSVIYASIIISSMFLPPIMIKNLGCKWTIVVGMACYVSYSFGNLYPGWYTLIPTSVILGLGGSPLWSAKCTYLTISGNAQASKEGKKGSDVINQYFGIFFFIFQSSAVWGNLMSSLIFGQDTNIANIPEEQLQSCGAADCGLNISANSTTTKPAQKLVWTLVGCYIGVGLLAMLIIAVFLDNIDREQASQFRGNREPFCHTFLATFRLLKDWRLLTLIPLTMYSGFEQSFLSGEYTKNYVTCALGIHFVGFVMMCFGASNSLCSFLFGRLARYTGRAALFFLAALTNFACIIALLFWRPHPDQLPVFFVFPALWGMADAIWQTQTNALYGVLFPRDKEAAFANYRMWESLGFVIAFAYSTFLCLEYKLYILLAVLLLTVVTYPIVEYHEHKNPTPPVAEGTYLSHKETTREESKIICQTQM, from the exons ATGATCAGCCGTAACTTCAAGAATGTGTTGGTGGTCTCCATCGGGTTCCTGTCTCTGTTCACGGCTTATGGAGGCCTGCAGAGTTTACAG agcagTCTGAATGCAGAGCAGGGGATGGGCGTGGCGTCTCTGAGCGTCATCTACGCCTCCATCATCATCTCCTCCATGTTCCTGCCTCCAATCATGATCAAGAATCTGGGCTGTAAATGGACCATTGTCGTGGGCATGGCCTGCTACGTCTCCTACTCCTTCGGAAACCTCTACCCAGGATG GTACACCCTCATCCCCACCTCAGTGATCCTGGGTCTGGGCGGCTCTCCTCTGTGGTCGGCTAAATGCACCTACCTGACCATCTCCGGTAACGCGCAGGCCTCCAAGGAGGGCAAAAAGGGCTCCGATGTCATCAACCAATACTTCgggatcttcttcttcatctttcagtCCTCGGCCGTTTGGGGAAACCTCATGTCATCGCTCATCTTTGGACAAGACACCAACATAG cTAACATCCCAGAGGAGCAGCTACAGTCCTGCGGAGCAGCTGACTGTGGCCTTAACATCTCAGCGAACAGCACGACCACCAAACCTGCACAGAAACTGGTGTGGACGCTCGTCGGATGCTACATTG GTGTGGGTCTGCTGGCCATGCTCATCATCGCAGTGTTTCTGGACAACATCGACCGGGAGCAGGCCAGTCAGTTCCGTGGGAACCGGGAGCCGTTCTGCCACACCTTCCTGGCCACGTTCAGGCTGCTGAAGGACTGGAGGCTGTTGACCCTCATCCCTCTCACCATGTACAGCGGCTTTGAGCAAAGCTTCCTCTCTGGGGAGTACACCAAG AACTACGTAACGTGTGCTTTGGGCATCCACTTTGTTGGCTTTGTGATGATGTGCTTTGGAGCCTCCAATTCTCTCTGCTCATTTCTCTTTGGGAGACTCGCTCGGTACACCGGGAGAGCTGCGCTCTTCTTCCTGG ctgcattgACCAACTTTGCCTGCATCATCGCGCTCTTATTCTGGAGGCCTCATCCTGACcagctgcctgtgttttttgtgtttcctgctcTGTGGGGTATGGCCGACGCCATCTGGCAAACTCAAACCAATG CTCTGTATGGCGTCCTCTTCCCACGGGACAAAGAGGCAGCGTTTGCCAACTACCGGATGTGGGAGTCTCTTGGATTCGTCATCGCCTTCGCCTACAGCACCTTCTTGTGTCTGGAGTATAAACTGTACATCCTGCTGGCTGTTCTGCTGCTCACTGTTGTCACCTACCCCATCGTGGAGTACCACGAACACAAGAATCCCACACCACCTGTTGCAGAAGGAACCTACCTCAGTCACAAGGAAACCACAAGAGAAGAGAGCAAGATTATTTGCCAGACACAAATGTAG
- the ncoa1 gene encoding nuclear receptor coactivator 1, which produces MSAVGESPLDPATPESRKRKGSPCDTSGQSLEKRRRELECRYIEELAELLSSNMGDIASLSVKPDKCHILKSTVDQIQQIKRREQEKAALLSPDDEVQKSDISSSSQGLVEKEALGPMLLEALDGFFFVVNREGRIVFVSENVTSYLGYTQEELMASSVYSILHVGDHNEFVRNLLPKSLVNGVPWPQEPGRRNSHTFNCRMLKRPPDEVDSENLEARQQYEIMQCFTVSQPRAMQEEGDDLQSCLICIACRIPRTQPVSSESFITKQDPTGKIISIETSALRATGRAGWEDLVRKCIYAFFQPQGKEPSHAKKLLHEVMTHGSAISPLYHFTLSDGTPLSAQTRCKFCCPPNPDVQPFIMGIHTIDREHNTASSQENTNPSLPPTLGSLAQTPSRSPTLPPGSNSTQGSGLASSGLHPNNSNASSHGHNPATPTGYLTPSRTCPQQVNSPSPLSSPLTATPTSFMSPRMPRASPGLGGSPRVPGNTFSPSTPGLHSPAGALSSGGSLNRQQSGGDSGSGASGGSTTGSFSLSSPVPQRQASTPTGSSTRPPSAKPPEGGEGGGEDSVKAPLPSASQLGTSRLNQLLDSNGTAAESNNNNNSIHCTSSPHPSNPHPAPQCPASHSTLTERHKILHRLLQDSSPNDASTTAEEGVNKSEVDIKKEPPTSPALTTAPPKSSSREPQDHQLLRFLLDTDEKDLGDLPPPSALSLQTVRVKVEKRASGEGVPCTGSTIAAGGASKPAGVSSSSACISPKSSPVGENRRDSRKDSRDSAMSGGPVDMDPLTQLLPGLRGPSGAKQGGEDSTTPGGDHQLQSPAPQAQPPAQLQSPVPQLQSPLSQPQSLSQLQSPSPQLHSPSPQLKLQSPTHLQPSEASTPRNVNVKREPPGTPNRGLSDGGPPSGCSLQSQSSFDFCSPPTPSQTQAQGQGNPFQTPKDSSPFPEAEVINPFSSSTGLNKMDVGDSQFQPLALSDTLSFDGLGTPLQAPLASPQEQCVPCTLDEVLGPPTTPEGRNDEKALLEQLVSFLSGTDESELAELDKALGIDKLVQGGCFDPLPQNFPTQQPTATPVSMDPKLPTYPSQFSSALQAQFPPELATVGPQGLGFGAPRGAFPGGTGMGLRPGMTRPQGMGTQLRLPPNQLRLQLQQRLQGPQQLQNRLAGINPFPAGAQHVNMGIRQGVQQPQMPSQQPPLNAQMLAQRQRELYSIQHRQRQLFQQKVMLMRQNMAGAPTGAVGPIGTARVPKGAPTTPQQQQQQQQQQQFNFPSGYSPMTGNPPTSPSHFSPMSGAPLDNKLSGRVPLSNQTLMGGVQGQFSSTVSSSLQQGLFQQFGGSAMVQQDPSFPPEMSPTSPLLSPQNSTSQSPLLQQAPPPGYQSPDMKSWQQTGMGSNSLFSPSGQSAGQAFGQQGVYNNMSITVSMAGGSGGVGSLPPMGQAVGMSNSNLSNVGSVCSDQQVQQVQVFADVQCTVNLVGSDSYLNQGSIGAAASQKGPGPQGTQNNQAQQKSLLQQLLTE; this is translated from the exons ATGAGTGCAGTAGGGGAAAGCCCCCTGGACCCTGCCACGCCAGAGTCACGCAAGAGGAAGGGCTCACCATGCGACACATCAGGGCAAAG tctgGAGAAGCGGAGACGGGAGCTGGAGTGCCGCTACATCGAGGAGCTGGCTGAGCTGCTGTCGTCCAACATGGGCGACATTGCCAGTCTCAGTGTCAAGCCCGACAAGTGCCACATACTCAAGAGCACTGTGGACCAAATCCAGCAGATCAAACGGCGTGAGCAGG AGAAAGCAGCTCTCCTGTCTCCAGATGACGAGGTGCAAAAGAGCGACATCTCCTCCAGTAGCCAGGGGCTGGTGGAGAAAGAGGCACTGGGGCCCATGCTGCTAGAG GCCCTTGATGGGTTTTTCTTCGTCGTCAACCGGGAAGGCCGCATCGTCTTTGTCTCTGAGAACGTGACGAGTTACCTTGGATACACCCAGGAGGAGCTCATGGCCTCAAGTGTCTACAGCATCCTCCATGTGGGAGACCACAATGAATTTGTACGCAATCTGCTGCCCAAAAGCCTCG TAAACGGTGTGCCGTGGCCACAGGAACCTGGCCGAAGGAACAGCCACACCTTTAACTGTCGCATGCTGAAGAGGCCGCCGGACGAGGTGGACTCGGAAAATCTGGAGGCTCGGCAGCAGTACGAGATCATGCAGTGTTTCACCGTTTCCCAGCCAAGGGCcatgcaggaggagggagatg acCTGCAGAGCTGCCTGATCTGTATTGCCTGTCGGATACCTCGCACCCAGCCTGTCAGCAGTGAGTCTTTCATCACGAAGCAGGACcccacag GGAAGATCATCTCCATAGAAACTAGTGCTTTGCGAGCGACAGGCCGGGCTGGCTGGGAGGACCTGGTCAGGAAGTGCATCTACGCTTTCTTTCAGCCGCAGGGTAAAGAGCCCTCCCACGCCAAGAAGCTGCTGCATGAGG TGATGACCCATGGCAGCGCTATCAGCCCGCTGTACCATTTCACATTAAGTGATGGCACCCCGCTGAGCGCTCAGACCCGCTGCAAGTTCTGCTGCCCCCCCAACCCTGATGTACAGCCCTTCATCATGGGCATTCACACTATTGACAG GGAACACAACACTGCTAGCTCTCAGGAAAACACTAACCCCAGCCTTCCACCAACCCTTGGCAGCCTTGCCCAAACTCCCTCCCGCTCCCCAACTCTTCCCCCCGGCAGCAACTCAACCCAAGGTTCAGGCCTCGCCAGCTCAGGCCTTCACCCCAACAACAGCAACGCCTCCTCCCACGGACATAACCCAGCCACACCCACAGGCTACCTGACGCCCAGTCGGACGTGTCCCCAGCAGGTCAACAGTCCCTCTCCTTTGAGCAGCCCACTCACAGCCACCCCTACCTCTTTTATGTCTCCCAGGATGCCACGGGCCAGCCCTGGGTTAGGGGGAAGCCCTCGGGTACCAGGGAAcaccttctctccctccacacCAGGCCTCCATTCCCCAGCCGGGGCACTGAGCAGTGGAGGCAGCCTCAACCGACAGCAGTCTGGTGGTGATAGTGGTAGTGGTGCCAGCGGTGGGTCAACAACAGGGTCCTtctccctgtcctctcctgtcccTCAGAGACAAGCCAGTACACCCACCGGCTCCTCTACTCGGCCTCCATCGGCAAAACCcccagagggaggagaaggagggggagaggactCTGTTAAAGCCCCCCTTCCTTCTGCCTCACAGCTGGGTACCTCCAGACTCAATCAGCTCCTGGATAGCAATGGGACAGCAGCTGAgtctaacaacaacaacaacagcatccaCTGCACCTCATCACCTCATCCTTCTAACCCCCATCCTGCCCCTCAGTGCCCCGCCTCCCACAGTACGCTAACAGAACGACATAAGATCCTCCACCGGTTGCTCCAGGACAGCAGTCCCAACGATGCCTCCACCACCGCTGAGGAAGGAGTAAACAAAAGCGAAGTTGATATCAAGAAGGAGCCGCCCACCAGTCCAGCACTCACCACAGCACCTCCCAAGTCCAGCTCCAGAGAACCACAGGACCACCAGTTACTCCGCTTTCTCCTGGATACAGACGAGAAG GACCTGGGGGACCTGCCTCCTCCATCAGCTCTTAGCCTGCAGACGGTCAGGGTAAAGGTGGAGAAGAGAGCCAGCGGGGAGGGAGTGCCCTGCACTGGGTCCACCATTGCAGCAGGAGGTGCATCCAAACCTGCAGGAGTCTCCAGCAGCTCGGCTTGCATCAGCCCCAAATCAAGTCCCGTAGGAGAGAACCGCCGAGACAGCCGCAAGGACAGCAGAGACTCCGCG ATGTCTGGTGGCCCTGTTGACATGGACCCTCTCACCCAGCTGCTGCCTGGCCTGAGAGGCCCAAGTGGGGCCAAACAGGGCGGCGAGGATTCAACAACCCCTGGAGGAGATCACCAACTCCAGTCTCCGGCCCCCCAGGCCCAGCCCCCAGCTCAGCTCCAGTCCCCCGTGCCTCAGCTCCAGTCTCCCCTATCCCAGCCCCAGTCTCTTTCCCAGTTGCAGTCACCGTCACCCCAGCTCCACTCCCCTTCCCCCCAGCTCAAACTGCAGTCACCCACCCATCTCCAGCCCAGTGAGGCCAGCACTCCCCGCAATGTAAATGTGAAGAGAGAGCCTCCCGGCACTCCTAACAGAG GGCTCAGTGATGGCGGACCACCCTCTGGTTGTAGCCTCCAGAGTCAGTCATCGTTTGATTTCTGCAGTCCCCCCACTCCAAGCCAGACACAGGCCCAGGGACAGGGAAACCCCTTCCAGACCCCCAAAGACAGCAGCCCCTTCCCAGAGGCAGAAGTTATCAACCCATTCAGTTCGAGCACTG GCCTAAACAAGATGGATGTGGGAGACTCCCAGTTCCagcccctggctctgtctgacaCCTTGTCTTTTGATGGTCTTGGAACCCCTTTACAGGCTCCTTTGGCATCACCACAAGA GCAGTGTGTGCCCTGTACGCTGGATGAAGTGCTCGGCCCTCCGACCACACCTGAGGGCCGAAACGATGAGAAAGCCCTCCTGGAGCAGCTCGTCTCCTTCCTCAGTGGGACTGATGAGAGCGAACTGGCTGAGCTGGACAAAGCCCTGGGTATCGACAAGCTGGTCCAG GGTGGCTGCTTTGACCCTTTGCCTCAAAACTTCCCAACCCAGCAACCCACTGCCACCCCAGTTTCCATGGACCCTAAACTCCCCACCTACCCTTCCCAATTTTCGTCCGCTCTTCAAGCTCAGTTTCCTCCGGAGCTGGCCACGGTGGGGCCGCAGGGTCTGGGGTTTGGAGCCCCGCGGGGGGCTTTCCCCGGTGGGACGGGCATGGGCCTGAGGCCAGGCATGACGCGACCGCAGGGGATGGGCACTCAGCTCAGGCTGCCACCCAACCAACtgcgcctgcagctgcagcagagactgCAGGGCCCACAGCAG CTCCAGAACAGGCTGGCAGGTATAAATCCATTTCCTGCAGGAGCCCAGCATGTGAACATGGGTATTCGTCAGGGGGTTCAACAACCTCAGATGCCCTCACAA CAGCCTCCACTGAATGCCCAGATGCTGGCCCAGCGTCAGAGGGAACTCTACAGCATCCAGCACCGCCAGCGCCAGCTTTTCCAGCAGAAAGTCATGCTGATGAGACAGAACATGGCAGGCGCTCCGACTGGAGCTGTGGGGCCCATTGGAACTGCCAGGGTCCCGAAAGGGGCCCCAACAACgcctcaacagcagcagcaacagcagcagcagcagcagttcaacTTCCCGTCAGGGTACAGCCCGATGACGGGAAACCCCCCTACCTCACCGAGTCACTTCAGCCCCATGTCTGGGGCCCCTCTGGACAACAAACTGTCTGGCAGAGTTCCTCTGAGTAACCAGACGCTGATGGGCGGCGTGCAGGGCCAGTTCAGCAGCACCGTGAGCTCGTCACTGCAGCAGGGCCTGTTTCAACAGTTCGGAGGGTCTG CTATGGTCCAGCAAGACCCATCCTTCCCTCCTGAGATGAGCCCGACCAGCCCATTGTTGTCACCTCAAAACTCAACCTCCCAGAGTCCTCTGCTTCAGCAGGCCCCACCTCCTGGCTACCAGTCACCAGACATGAAGAGCTGGCAACAGACGGGCATGGGCAGCAACAG CCTGTTCAGTCCGTCAGGACAGAGTGCAGGGCAGGCGTTTGGCCAGCAGGGGGTTTACAACAACATGAGCATCACCGTCTCCATGGCCGGAGGCTCCGGTGGTGTCGGCTCCTTACCTCCCATGGGGCAGGCGGTTGGCATGAGCAACAGTAACCTCAGCAACGTCGGTTCAGTGTGCAGCGACCAGCAG GTGCAGCAGGTTCAGGTGTTTGCGGATGTCCAGTGCACAGTGAACCTGGTTGGCAGCGACTCCTACCTGAACCAGGGCTCCATCGGAGCTGCGGCCTCCCAGAAGGGCCCCGGGCCGCAGGGCACCCAGAACAACCAGGCCCAGCAGAAGagcctcctccagcagctgctcacCGAGTGA